CGCGGACGCGGCCATGTGTGGCGAGGTCGGTCAGTTCTCGTAACGCGGGAACACGGGTGACGGCTTCGGCAGCGCGGTTCCCGCCGCCAGGCGGGTGGCGACGGCGCTGAACTGACGGTCGTCGCCGACCGCGAGCAGGTCGAGGACCTTGTTCGACGACTCCGGCATCACCGGCTGACTCAGTACCGCGACGATGCGCACGACCTCGGCGCACACGTAGAGCACGGTGCCGGTGCGGTCGAGGTCGGTCTTCGCGAGCTTCCACGGCTCTTGCGCGGAGATGTACCGGTTGGTCTCTGCCAGCGTCGACCACAGTGCCTCGAGCCCGAGGTGGATGGCCTGGTTGTCGAAGTGCTCGCGGACGGTGCCGAGCAGCGAGTCGGCCCGGTCCAGCAGGGCCTTGTCGGTGTCGGTCAGATCGGCGACCGCCGGGACCACGCCGTCGAAGTACTTGCCGATCATCGACAGGGTGCGCTGGGCGAGGTTGCCGAACTCGTTGGACAGGTCGGCGTTGATGCGCGACACGATCGCCTCGGTGGAGTACGACCCGTCCTGGCCGTAGGACACCTCGCGCAGGAAGAAGTAGCGCACCGGGTCGAGGCCGAACTCGTCGATGAGGTTCTCCGGGTCGACGACGTTGCCGACCGACTTGGACATCTTCTCGCCCTTGTTGAACAGGAAGCCGTGCGCGAACACCCGCTTGGGCAGTTCGACGCCCGCGCTCATCAGGAACGCCGGCCAGTACACGCAGTGGAACCGGATGATGTCCTTGCCGATGATGTGCAGGTCGGCGGGCCAGAAACGCTCGAAGGTCGCCGCGTCGTCGGGGAAGCCGACACCGGTGAGGTAGTTGGTCAGCGCGTCCACCCACACGTACATGACGTGCTCGGGATGGTCGGGGACCGGGACACCCCAGTCGAACGTCGTGCGCGACACCGACAGGTCGGTCAGCCCGCCCTTGACGAAGCTGATGACCTCGTTGCGGCGGACGTCGGGACCGATGAAGTCGGGCTGCGCCTCATACAGCTCGAGGAGCTTGTCCTGGTAGGCCGAGAGCCGGAAGAAGTAGGTCTCCTCCTCGGTCCAGGTCACCACGTGTCCGGTGTCGGAGGCGACGCGCTCGCCGGCGTCGTTGATCTCGGTGTCGGCCTCGGCGTAGAAGGTCTCGTCGCGGACGTCGTACCAGCCGGAGTACTTGTCGAGGTAGATGTCACCGCGGTCGCTCATCCGCTTCCACAGTTCCTCCGACGCCCTCTTGTGGTCCTCGTCGGAGGTACGGATGAAACGGTCGAAGCTCGAGCCCAGGCGTTCCTGCAACGACTGGAAGCGGTCGGAGTTCCGGTTGGCGAGCTCAGCGGTGGGGATGCCCTCGGCCTGCGCGGTCTGCTGCATCTTCTGCCCGTGGACGTCCGTGCCGGTCAGGAACCGGACGTCGAATCCGTCGAGGCGCTTGAACCGTGCGAGAGCATCGGCGGAGATGTACTCGTAGGCGTGCCCGATGTGCGGTGCGCCGTTGGGATACGCGATCGCGGTGGTGAGGTAGTACGGCCGCCCCGCACCGTACGAGGTGCCGTCCTCGGCCGGGCCGGACAGATCAGGGCTGGTCAGATCGGGTGCCATAGTGCTCCACAGAGTACCGACCGGCAGCCGCCGACAGCCAATCGCGGGTCGGCCCCGCTCACCGGGATCGGAACGACCCGATCGCCCGTGCGGTACGGGCGACCGTCTCGTCGGCATCGTCGGCCAGCTCGGTCAGGGTCCTCGACGCCGCATCGCCGGTGATCTCCGCCAGTGCCTGGACCAGGCGCAGCCGCACCGACGGGTCCGGATCGGCGCCGAGGCGGTCCACGAGCCGGGCGACGATCCCGCCGTTGTCGTCCTGCGCCGCCAGGATCTCGGCGGCCTCGACATCGCGGTCCCCGGCGGCGACGAGTTCGACGAGGACGTCCACCGCGGTGTCGACGCCGCGACGGCCGAGGGTGAGGGCTACCGTTCGCCGGACCGCGGGGTCGGGGTCGGTCAACGACGCCTCGAGCACCGCGGTGGCCCGGGCGTCGTCGATCGCGGTGAGTGCGGTGGTCACGCGTCGCCGCACCGTCGCGTCGCCATCGGTGAGCCGGGCGGCGAGCTGGTCGAGCGCTCCCGGAGTCTGCGCCAGCGCCCAGCGGAGCGCGCCGGCGACGTTCTCGTCGGATTCGGCGAGCAGGGCGTCGGTCAGCGCCTCGGCGGACAATCCGGCCTCGCCTGCCCGCAGCGCCGCGCGCTGGCGGTGGGCGGGGTGTTCGGAGTGCACCGCACGGAGCAGGCCGACCACGTCGAGCACAGCCGGCCAGTCGTCGGCGCCGGTCACCCGGATCTGTTGCAGTCGATTCAGCAACCGGGCGTCGGCGGCCATCCGATCCCTGGTGTCCTGGATCAGCTTCTCCATCAACGCGTCCGGCGCAAAGGACGGATCGTCGAGGGCGCGGCCGACGTCGCGCAGCGACAACCCCAGCGACCGCAGGCTTTCCACGTGCAGCAGACGTTCGATGTCGGCGTCGGAGTACTCGCGGTAACCGCCCGTCGTGCGGCCGGTCGGCCGGACGAGGCCGAGGGCGTCGTAGTGACGCAGCATCCGGGTGCTGACACCCGAACGCCGCGCCACCTCGCCGATCAGCACGGCGGACTCGAATCCTCCACGGACGCACAGGTGTTCGTCATCCGCGTGGCGTGCTCGAGCGCGGAGGCGAAGTCGCTGTCCGGGTCGTCGAGAAGTCGCGCGGTGGCCTCGGCATGCGCACGGACCCTGGGCTCCCGATGGCGACGAGCCGTGGCGAGCGCGTCGAGGGACGCCTCACCCAGGGCGGCCAGCGCCCGACTCAGGCTGCGCTGCACGTCGATCGGGCCTCGCCCGAGTTCCCGGGCCAGTTCGCCCGCGAGTGCCGGCTCCTCGCCCGATGGGACGAGGGCCACCGCGGCGCGCCATGCGGTCCGGGCGACCTCGGGATCGGCGTCGTGCAGCAGAGCTGTGGTGACGGCCGGCCACGCGGACCGGTCGCCGACCTTCGACAGCGTGTGCAGCGCCTGGCTGCGGGCCTGCGGCAGGTCCGAGACCAGCTCGCCGACGAGCCGCGGCACGGTCACCTCCGCAGGAAGCCTGGTCAGCGCCCATGTCAGCATGTCCCGGACGAAGAAGTCTTCTTCGACGCCGCAGCGCGCGACCAGATCGCCGGTCAGAAGCGGGTCCGGCTGGGTGCCCGCCGCCAGCGCCGCACGCAGACGCGTCGACGGGTCGGGTGCGTGCAGTGCGGCCGTGATCGTCTGGGTCATCGTCAACACCTCCTCGCACCCACTACAGACCCTGTCACAGTGTGAAGGTCAAGAAGTGTGATGACGAGGTGTCGAGGTCTGCTCAGATCTCGCGACGGTAGGGCTCGCAACCGGGAGGCGCCTTGGGCGGTTCCCGATACTCGAGGTCGGGGATCTTCATGCTCACCGGTGCCGACGTGAGGGTGAACTTCTCGCCGTGGTGCGAGAGGTCGATCGGCGGTCCGGACAGCAAACGGTAGGTGGCGTGTTCCTTGTCCACCGCGACCACGAACTTCGACTCCCGCACGATCATGCGGAACGACATGTACGTCAACCGGCTCGGCAACCGCGGCGCGAAGGTGATCTGCCCGCCGAAGTCGCGCATGCCGCCGAAACCGGCGACACAGTCGGTCCACGCGCCGGCGAGCGCGGCGATGTGCAGGCCGCTGTTGACGTTGTTGTGCAGGTCGTGAAGATCGGTGAACACCGACTCGGCAAGGAGGTCGTAGGCGAGGTCGAGGTAGCCGACCTCGGCCGCGGTGACCGCCTCACAGCACGCCGACAGCGACGAGTCGCGCACGGTGATCGGATAGTAGTAGTCGAAGTTGCGGAGCTTCTGTTCGGCGGTGAACGAATCGCCGAACAGGTAGGTCGCATAGACCAGGTCGGCCTGCTTGACGACCTGTTTGCGGTAGAGGTCGTAGTACGGATAGTTCAACAGCAACGGGTAGCGACCGACCGAGGACTCGAAATCCCAAGCGCCGAGCAGCGTGAAGGACTCGCACTGCTGATGCACCCCCAGTGCCTCGTCATAGGGGATAGACATGTCGTCCGCGCACGATTCCCAGTGTGCCGCTTCGGCTGTCGTCACCCCGAACTGTTCGGCGAGGTCGGGGCGGCGGTGGACCGCCGCCACCGCGTCGCGCAGGTTCTGCTGCGCTGCGAGGTTGGTGAAGACGTTGTTGTTGACCACCGCCGTGTACTCGTCGGGCCCGGTCACGCCGTCGATCCGGAACTTGCCGTTGACGTCGTGATGGCCGAGACCCGCGAACAACCGGGCGGTCTCCACGAGAAGTTCGACGCCGCACTCGGTTTCGAACTGTTCGTCGTCGGTGGCGCGCAGGTAGCGGGCGGTGGCGTTGGCGATGTCGGCGGACACGTGCACACCGGCCGTGCCCGCGGGCCAGTAGCCCGAACACTCGTCGCCGTTGATCGACCGCCACGGGAACATCGCGCCGCGCTGGCCGAGTTCGGCGGCGCGGGCCTTCGCCTTGTCCATGGTGGCGTGACGCCAGCGGAGTTCCTCGCCGGCCGCGGCGGGCACCGTGTAGGTGAGCATCGGCAGGATGAAACTCTCGGTGTCCCAGAAGGTGTGGCCGTCGTAACCGGGACCGGTGAGTCCCTTGGCCGGGATCGCGCGTGACTGCCCGCGGGCGCCGGCCTGCAGGACATGGAACAGCGCGAACCGAACCGCCTGCTGGAGTTCGGGATCGCCGTCGAGCTCGATGTCGGCGTCGCGCCAGAAATCCTCGAGGTAGCGGACCTGATCGGCCTTAAGCGAGTCCCAGCCGGTCTCCATCGCCATGGCCAGCGCCGCGTCGACCTGTGCGCGTAGCGCCGGGACCGAGCGTCGGGCCGACCAGCCGTAACCCATGTACTTGGTGAGGGTCAGGCTCTTGCCCTTCGGCACGTTCGCGGCGATGGTGAGGCGGGCGAGGTCGCCGTCGGCGCGGATGAAGGTGTCGGCCTTGTCCGGGAAGTAGATCTCGTGATCCATGCCGGCGGCGATGTGCAGACCGGACTGCTTGGTGTGGTGGACCAGCATGCCCCAGTAGTTGCGGCAGGTCGCGAGGTCCGACACCAGCGGGGCGTCGAGTGCGGCGGCGAGACGCGGGTCGTTGCCGGGCGCCGGGACCGGCTCGTTGGCCAGGAGGTCGGACTGCAGGACGAGTTTCATGTCCTCGTCGACGGGTTCCACCTCGTAGCGGATGGCTGCGATGGTGCGTTTGGTGAACGAGACGAGACGTTCGGACTTGATGCGCACGGTGCGCCCGGTGGGGGACGTCCAGAGGGTGTGGCGACGCAGTGTGCCGGTTCGGAAGTCGAGCGTCCGTTCGTGTTCTTCGGTACGGCCGTACCGAAGGTCCATCGGCTCGTCCTCGACGAGCAGTCGGATGATCTTGCCGTCGGTCACGTTCACGACCGTCTGGCCCGATTCCGGGTAGCCGTAACCGCTCTCCGCGTAGGGGAGACCGCGCAACTCGTAGAAGCCGTTGAGGTAGGTGCCCGGATGATCGACCGGTTCGCCCTCCTCGAAGGTGCCGCGTAAACCGATGTGCCCGTTGGACAACGCGAACAACGTCTCGGTGCGGCCGAGCATGTCGAGGTCGACTCCGCCGCTCCACTTGAGCTGCCACGGGTGGATCTCGAACCCGTGTGGCTTGTCCGCGCTCATGCGGGCAGCAATTCGTCGAGATCGTTGACGACGATGTCGGCGCCGGCGGCGCGCATCGCCTCGGCCTGCCCCCCGCCGACACGATCTATGCCCACGACGTAGCCGAATTTGCCTGCGCTACCGGCCTGTACGCCGGAGATGGCGTCCTCGAAGACCGCGGCCGCAGCGGGTTCGACGCCCATCAGTTCGGCTCCCAGGAGATAGGAGTCGGGAGCGGGTTTGCCGTTGAGGCCACGCGCGGCGATCTCGAGACCGTCGACGCGGACCTCGACGAATCCCGACAGGTCGGCAGCTTCGAGCACTGGTCCTCCATTCTTCGACGACGTCACGACCGCGATGCGCAGACCGGCATCGCGTGCCGCGTTGAGGTACCGCACCGAACCGGGGTAGGCATGACCCCCGTCTTCGGCGAGGCTGACGAGAAACATGTCGTTCTTGCCGTTCCCGATCGCGGCCACGGTCGCGGGGTCGACGTCGGTGATCCCACGCGACGCCAGGAAGGCCCGTACCCCGTCCTCACGGGGACGCCCGTCGACATAGTCGAGGTAGTCCTGGTCGGTGAACTCCACGAAGCCGGGCGCGTCCACGCCGCCCGCGCGATCGGCGAGGAAGGCGTCGAACGTCTTCTTCCAAGCCTTGCGGTGGAGTACCGCGGTCTCGGTGAGGACCCCGTCGAGATCGAAGAGCGCGACAGTGATCACTTCTGGCAATCCCAACACGATTCGCAACGCTACCCGCCTGAGTCGGGTAAGGCGCGATAAGCGCGATAGCGCGCGTCAGGCGGAGCTGACCGACTGGGCGCCGGGCGCCGGTGAACGGCCGCCGTCCCAGAAACCGATGGATTCCAGCTGTGCGATCAGGCGGTCGCGTGCGTCCTCGAAGGCGGCGACGATCTCGGCCTTGATGCCGGCGGTATCGCCCTCGCGCAGCAGTTCGATGAGTCGCCGGTGGCTGGCCGCGGCGGACAGGCCCCACTCCGTGTCGCTCGAATACAGCTGCAGCGGATTGTATTTGCTGGCCGAGTACTGGAACCAGGCGAGTTTCTTGCTCTCGGCCATCAGGTGCACCTTGCGGTGGAAGGCGAACTCCGCGGACAGCACCTGGTCGGCTCGCCCGGAGTCGACGGCAGTCTCGAGGTCGTCGACGAGCGCAGCCAGTTCGCCCAGATGTTCGTTCAGATGCGGGTTCTGGGCGGCATGACTCGCGAGGCGTGCGGAGAGTTCGGCCTGCATCCAGAAGATGTCGACGATGTCGCCGCGGGTGAGCGTCTCGACGATGAAGCCGCGGTGCAGGGACTGCTTGACGAGTCCCTCGCCGCGGAGGGTCGCGAGCGCCTCGCGGACCGGGGTGACGCTGCACCCGAGTACCGATGCGGTCTCGTCGAGCCGGACGAAGTCTCCCGGCCGCAGGACACCGGTCATGATGCGGGTGCGCAGGTAGTCGGCCACCTCGACGGCCAGCTGTGTCCTGTGTAGTGGTCCCGGGGGCATCGATTGTTCCGTCCGTTCGCGTCGGTCAATCGACCTTAACCGGCGCGGGACCCTACTGGCCGGTCCACTTCGCCGGAAATCCCGTGGCTTGTGCGTGAACCCCGATGAGACGATGACGACATGACTCGTCGTTTCGCTCAGGTCGATGTGTTCTCGTCCACCGGCACCGAGGGCAATCCCGTGGCGGTGGTCGTCGATGGCGGTGGCCCCGGTGCTCCCATCGCGGAGGACCGGATGGCGGCCTTCGCGCGCTGGACCAACCTCTCGGAGACCACCTTCGTGCTGCCGCCGACCGATCCGGCCGCCGACTACAAACTGCGGATTTTCACGCCGGGCGGGGAGCTGCCGTTCGCCGGCCACCCGACCCTGGGGTCCGCGCATGCCTGGCTGACCTCGGGTGGACGGCCGAAGGGTGAGGACGTCGTGCAGGAATGCGGCGTCGGACTCGTCCGTATCCGCCGATCGGGCCCACGGCTGGCCTTCGCGGCGCCGCCGCTGCGCCGGTCGGGGCCGGTCGATGCCGACACCGTCGACGAGGTCGTGGCGGCGCTCGGCGTCGATCCCGGTGAGGTGCTCGCGGCGGAATGGGTCGACAACGGTCCCGAGTGGATGGTGATCCAGCTGGGATCGGGGGAGCGGGTGCTCGAGGTCCGCCCCGACATCCCCGCCCTCGGCCGTCACGAGGTCGGCCTGCTCGGTCTCTACTCGTCGGGCGACGTCTTCGCCGAGGTCCGCGCTTTCGTCCCGGGCATCGGCGTTCCCGAGGACCCGGTCACCGGCAGCCTCAACGCGGGGATCGCGACCTGGCTCCGATCAACCGGGCAGGCGCCGGAGAGTTATGTCGCCGCCCAGGGTGCGGCCATCGGTCGTGCCGGTCGCGTCCACGTCCACGACGACGGTGAGAACATCTGGGCCGGTGGCGACACCGCGACCGTGATCGAGGGCACAGTCGCGCTGTAGTCCGGCACGAGACGTCTGCGGTCTGTGCCAAGGTGATTGGCATGAGCGACGCCAGCGACGCCGCAGCCGGACCCCCGACCGGAGCCACCGCCGACGCTCCTGCCGAGACCCTGAGCAACAAGGCGGCCAAGAAGCGCCGCCGGCGTGAGCCGCCGCCGGACCCGACGCCGTTGCCGGGCCTCGTCGACGCCCACACCCACCTCGCGGCGTGCGGCGGGCGGGATGCCGAGTCGGTCCGCGCCATCCTCGACCACGCGCAGGCGGTCGGCGTCGACCAGGTGGTGACGGTTGCCGACGACATGGTCGACGCCCGCTGGGCGGTCGCCGCGGCGGAGTGGGACGACCGGGTCTATGCGGCCGTCGCACTGCATCCGATGCATGCGGGCGACCTGAACGACGAGACCGCCGCCGAACTCGAGCAGATGGTCCGTCATCCGCGGGTCGTCGCGGTGGGTGAGACGGGACTGGACTACTACTGGCCGGGTAAGTCCGACGACTGCGCGTCGCCGGAGGTCCAGCACGAGACGTTCCGATGGCACATCGATCTCGCGAAGCGGGTCGGCAAGCCGCTGATGATCCACAACCGGGAGGCCGACCGGGATCTGCTGGACATCCTGGCCGCCGAAGGTGCTCCCGAGACCGTGATCATGCATTGCTTCTCCGGTGACCGGAACGTTGCCCGAGAATGCGTCGACCGCGGGTACATCTTGAGTTTTGCCGGGACTGTGAGCTTCGCCAATGCCGACGAGCTGCGCGTCGCGGCCGAATTGGTGCCCGACGAACAGATCCTGGTCGAGACCGACGCGCCGTTCCTGACGCCGCATCCCTACCGTGGCCAGCCGAATCAGTCGTACTGCCTCCCCTACACGGCGCGGGCGATCGCCGAGGTCAGAGGGGTGTCCGAAGAGGGGATGGCCCGTCTGTTAGGCATCAATGCGCGGCGCGCCTACAACATCCCTTTGCCATAATCTGGCCGGTTCGTTATCGTACTGTGATCCCGCTCGGCCAGAGCGATACATCCGGCTCTCAGCGGTTCACGCTTGCGATGCTCACGCATCCCGAACAGCTCGGATGGTCTTCCGGTCGCGGCGGCGCCTTGTTCCCGACCAGATTGTTGTGCCTTGCCTTCTCTGCCTCCCTCAGTCTCGCCCACGTCGGTCTTCTCCAAGATCAACGGGACCGATTCCCTGCGTGCCCGCCTGGCGGTGGGAGCCGTCTGCGCGACCGTTGCCGCCGGTGGTGTCATGGGCGTCGCGATGCACAAGACCGTCACCATCGACGTCGACGGGCAGACCCGTCAGGTCTCCACGATGGCGATGTCGGTGGAGAGCCTGCTCGAGTCCGAGGGTCTCGCCCCGGCCGACGGTGACAAGGTCAACCCGTCGCTCGACTCCGGTTTCGGCGAGGGCCAGACCATCAAGGTCAACCGTCTGAAGAAGCTCACTCTCGACATCGAGGGCAAGCGCGAGACCATCATCACCAACGCGTCCACCGTGGACCAGCTGCTAGAGGAGCGGGGCCTGGAGCACGCCGCCGAGGAAGCCGACTTCGGCACCGAGGAGCTGCCCGTCGACGGCGGCAAGATCGACGTCGCGCTCCCCAAGCCGGTGCAACTGGTCGACGGCCCGGCCAAGAAGCGTCCGGTGGTCGCCGCCCACACCGTCAAGGACCTCCTGGAGGCACTCGGTACGCCACTCGGCGCCGAGGACAAGGTCGTCCCGGCCGCCGACACCGAGGTCACCCCGGACCTGAAGATCATCGTCACGCGCATCAAGACCGAGGACGTCACCGTCACCGAGCCGGTCGCCCCGCCGGAGATCAAGAAAGAAGATCCCACCCTCGTCCGCGACCGCAAGGTCGTCGAGAAGAAGGGCACCCCCGGTGAGGCGCGGGTGACGTATAAGGTCACCAAGGTGAACGGACGAGTCGTGAAGCGCGACAAGTTGACGAGCGAGGTGCTCAGCGAGCCCGTCGCCGCCACCGTCCGCATCGGCACCAAGCCGGGAGCACCGTTCGTCCCGCCGGGCTCCGTCTGGGACGCCCTCGCGCAGTGCGAGGCCACCGGCAACTGGGCCATCAACACCGGCAACGGGTTCTACGGCGGCGTCCAGTTCGACCAGAACACCTGGGAGCGCTGGGGCGGCCTCGAGTACGCACCGCGCGCCGACCTCGCCACCCGCGAAGAGCAGATCGCGATCGCCAAGAAGACCCAGGCCGCGCAGGGCTGGGGCGCATGGCCGTCGTGCACGTCCAAGTTGGGCCTGCGCTGAACGACGACACGCCAGGCGACGCACCGCGACTGCTCGGACCCGCGCAGATCCGCGAGCTCGCCGCCGAGGTCGGTGTCCGGCCGACCAAGACACTGGGTCAGAACTTCGTCCATGACGCGAACACCGTGCGCCGGATCGTCACGGCCTCCGGCGTCGGTTCCCAGGACGTCGTCCTCGAGGTCGGCCCCGGACTCGGGTCGCTGACCCTCGCCCTTCTCGGCACGGCCGGCCGGGTCGTCGCGATCGAGATCGATCCGATTCTGGCGCAACGGATTCCGCAGACCGTCGCTGAGTACGCACCGGCGCAGAGCGCCGACTTCGACGTCGTGCTCGCCGACGCCCTGCAGGTGACCCGCGACGACCTGCCCGTCGTGCCGACGGCTCTCGTCGCCAACCTCCCGTACAACGTCTCGGTCCCGGTGCTGCTGCACCTGCTCGGACTGTTCCCTGAGATCACGACCGCCCTGGTGATGGTCCAGGCGGAAGTGGCCGACCGGCTCGCCGCACCGCCCGGCAGCCGCACCTACGGAGTACCGAGTGTGAAGGCCCGCTACCACGGCCGTGTGACTCGCGCAGGCGCGGTGGGGCGCAACGTGTTCTGGCCCGAACCCAAGGTCGAGTCCGGACTCGTGCGCATCGAGCGCACCGACGACTATCCGATCGACCCGGTGTTCCGGCAGACGGTGTTCGCCGTGATCGACGCGGCATTCGCGCAGCGCCGCAAGACGATGCGGTCGGCACTGGCCGGCTGGGCGGGCTCCCCGGCGGAGGCCGAGCGCCGGTTGCGCGCCGCCGACATCGATCCCGGCATCCGCGGTGAGAAACTCGGCGTCGACGACTTCGTGCGCCTGGCCCGCACCGTCTGACGGATCGCTCCGGTCGACTTCGACCCCGACCGACAGACTTCGATCGACGTCTGTCGGTCGAGATGAGGTTCGTCGGTAGGGAATCCGGTCCCACCCCGCCGCCTGAGGTGCGAGGAGCGCTTGAGCTCTCGGCGCGCAGTTCTCAGCTCGACGCCGCGCGCAGCTTCTCCAGCAGTTCCGGGGCGGCGTCCCGCAGGAAATCGTCCTGCGTCTCGCCACCGATCTGCACGAGTGCGACGTCGGTGAACCCGGCCTCCCAGAACGGCTTCACGGCGTCGACGATCTGATCGAGGTCGGGACCGCACGGGATGTTGGCGGCCACGTCGTCGGGGGTGACGTACTGGGTCGCGGCCGCGAAGCCCGCGGTGGTGCGGAGGTCGGCGTTGACATCCCAGCCGCCGGCGAACCACCGGAACTGGTCATGGGCCCGTTCGACGGCGGCATCGCGGTCCGGGCCCCAGCTGATCGGGATCTGCCCGATGGCACGCGTGCTCTTGCCGTCGATCGTCCCCGTGGCCGCCTGCGCGTTCCAGGAGGAGACCAGGTCGGCGTTCGGTTCGACCGCGATCAGATGGTCGGCCAGCGGACCGAAGGTCTCGATCCCGGCGTCGCCGGCCACCGCGACGCCGATCGGCACGGGCTGCTCGGGGAGATCCCAGATGCGCGCGGCATCGACCTGGAAGAACTCACCACGGAAGTCGACGAGGTCGCCGGTGTGCAGTTTGCGGATGATCTCGATGGCCTCGGCGAGCATGTCCTGGCGGTCGGTGACCGCGGGCCAGCCCGCACCGACGACGTGCTCGTTGAGGTTCTCGCCCGAACCCAGCCCGAGGGTGAAGCGGCCGTCGGCGAGGATCTGCAGGGTCGCGGCCTTCTGCGCGATGATGGCCGGGTGGTAGCGGATCGTCGGGCAGGTCACGTAGGTCATCAGCTCGACGCGTTCGGTCGCGTGGGCCACCGCGCCCAGGACCGACCACGCGTACGGGGCGTGCCCCTGCGAGGACAGCCACGGGAAGTAGTGGTCGCTGGACACCTCGAAATCGAAACCGGCGCCCTCGGCGCCGATGGCAAAGCGGACGAGGTCCTTGGGGCCGGCCTGCTCGGTCATCAGGGTGTACCCGAATCGGGTTGTCATCAGATCTCCTCTGCGGGTCTCTCGTCGAGATCGGTCGCACCGGTGTAGCCAGCGAGCCGTTCGGGTAAACGGACGGCTCGCAGGTGCCCCCGACCCGGAAAGCTGGTGCAGATGACCAAGGCCAACGAGAGCGGTTCCGTCGACACCGTGTTGCTCGACGTCGACGGGACGCTGATCGACTCGACCTAC
The sequence above is drawn from the Gordonia rubripertincta genome and encodes:
- a CDS encoding resuscitation-promoting factor translates to MPSLPPSVSPTSVFSKINGTDSLRARLAVGAVCATVAAGGVMGVAMHKTVTIDVDGQTRQVSTMAMSVESLLESEGLAPADGDKVNPSLDSGFGEGQTIKVNRLKKLTLDIEGKRETIITNASTVDQLLEERGLEHAAEEADFGTEELPVDGGKIDVALPKPVQLVDGPAKKRPVVAAHTVKDLLEALGTPLGAEDKVVPAADTEVTPDLKIIVTRIKTEDVTVTEPVAPPEIKKEDPTLVRDRKVVEKKGTPGEARVTYKVTKVNGRVVKRDKLTSEVLSEPVAATVRIGTKPGAPFVPPGSVWDALAQCEATGNWAINTGNGFYGGVQFDQNTWERWGGLEYAPRADLATREEQIAIAKKTQAAQGWGAWPSCTSKLGLR
- the rsmA gene encoding 16S rRNA (adenine(1518)-N(6)/adenine(1519)-N(6))-dimethyltransferase RsmA; protein product: MAVVHVQVGPALNDDTPGDAPRLLGPAQIRELAAEVGVRPTKTLGQNFVHDANTVRRIVTASGVGSQDVVLEVGPGLGSLTLALLGTAGRVVAIEIDPILAQRIPQTVAEYAPAQSADFDVVLADALQVTRDDLPVVPTALVANLPYNVSVPVLLHLLGLFPEITTALVMVQAEVADRLAAPPGSRTYGVPSVKARYHGRVTRAGAVGRNVFWPEPKVESGLVRIERTDDYPIDPVFRQTVFAVIDAAFAQRRKTMRSALAGWAGSPAEAERRLRAADIDPGIRGEKLGVDDFVRLARTV
- a CDS encoding LLM class F420-dependent oxidoreductase produces the protein MTTRFGYTLMTEQAGPKDLVRFAIGAEGAGFDFEVSSDHYFPWLSSQGHAPYAWSVLGAVAHATERVELMTYVTCPTIRYHPAIIAQKAATLQILADGRFTLGLGSGENLNEHVVGAGWPAVTDRQDMLAEAIEIIRKLHTGDLVDFRGEFFQVDAARIWDLPEQPVPIGVAVAGDAGIETFGPLADHLIAVEPNADLVSSWNAQAATGTIDGKSTRAIGQIPISWGPDRDAAVERAHDQFRWFAGGWDVNADLRTTAGFAAATQYVTPDDVAANIPCGPDLDQIVDAVKPFWEAGFTDVALVQIGGETQDDFLRDAAPELLEKLRAASS